The Formosa sp. Hel1_33_131 genome window below encodes:
- a CDS encoding ABC transporter ATP-binding protein, translated as MKQTPVLSIQNLSVAFKSNTGLNEVLHGISYDLFPNEILGIVGESGSGKSVASLAIMGLLPPKNSVISSGEITFKNEDILQYSQTQLESLRGQKIAMIFQEPMSALNPSMCCGKQVEEILLQHSSIAQKEAKNEVMRLFNDVKIPTPDETFNKYPHEISGGQQQRVMIAMAIACKPDILIADEPTTALDVTVQKDIIALLKSLQKESKMSVIFISHDLALVSEIADRILVMYKGNIVESGTTKSVFKTPKEDYTKALIGARPTLKSRLKRLPTISDFLSDTISKTVISKSTRAKKHKEIYSQAPLLEVINLEKTYFSKASFFGTRTAFKAVDAVNFKVYAGETMGLVGESGCGKSTLGKAILQLDKATAGTLKYKGNDITNLNKKELRSLRKEIQIIFQDPYASLNPRLTVGKAIMEPMRVHKLFSSDAERKAKTIEILEKVGLEASHFDRYPHEFSGGQRQRIGIARTIAVEPKLIICDESVSALDISVQAQVLNLLNALKEDYGFTYIFISHDLSVVKFMSDQLMVMNKGKIEELGEADAIYESPQKAYTKALIAAIPKGM; from the coding sequence ATGAAACAAACACCTGTTTTAAGTATTCAAAACCTTAGCGTCGCTTTTAAATCCAATACGGGTTTAAACGAAGTTTTGCATGGCATATCCTACGATTTGTTTCCAAATGAAATTCTTGGAATTGTAGGCGAATCTGGAAGTGGAAAATCGGTGGCGTCCCTCGCGATTATGGGCTTATTGCCTCCTAAAAATAGTGTGATTAGTTCTGGTGAAATTACATTTAAAAATGAAGACATTCTTCAATACTCGCAGACACAATTAGAGAGTCTTCGTGGTCAAAAAATAGCAATGATATTTCAAGAGCCTATGAGTGCTCTAAACCCTTCTATGTGTTGCGGGAAACAAGTTGAAGAAATCTTGTTACAGCACTCCTCCATCGCGCAAAAGGAGGCAAAGAACGAAGTGATGCGTTTGTTTAATGATGTAAAAATCCCAACACCTGACGAAACTTTTAACAAATATCCGCATGAAATTTCTGGAGGGCAACAACAGCGTGTGATGATTGCCATGGCAATTGCATGTAAACCTGATATTCTGATCGCTGACGAACCCACAACGGCCTTGGATGTGACGGTTCAAAAAGACATTATTGCGCTCTTAAAAAGTCTGCAAAAAGAATCCAAAATGAGTGTGATTTTTATCAGTCACGATTTGGCTTTGGTCTCTGAAATTGCCGATCGCATCCTAGTGATGTATAAAGGAAACATTGTAGAAAGTGGCACTACAAAATCCGTTTTTAAAACCCCCAAAGAAGATTATACAAAAGCACTTATTGGCGCACGCCCAACCCTCAAATCACGTTTAAAACGACTGCCCACCATCAGTGATTTTTTATCTGACACCATTTCAAAAACGGTCATTTCAAAAAGTACTCGGGCTAAAAAACATAAAGAAATTTATAGCCAAGCACCCCTATTAGAAGTAATAAATCTTGAAAAAACATATTTTTCAAAAGCTTCCTTTTTTGGAACAAGAACTGCTTTTAAGGCGGTAGATGCCGTAAATTTTAAGGTCTATGCAGGAGAAACAATGGGACTTGTGGGCGAGTCTGGTTGTGGGAAATCAACCCTTGGAAAGGCCATTTTACAACTCGACAAAGCCACGGCTGGCACTCTAAAGTATAAAGGCAACGACATTACAAACCTCAACAAAAAAGAGTTGCGTTCGTTACGTAAAGAAATTCAGATTATTTTTCAAGATCCCTATGCCTCTCTCAATCCACGCCTAACGGTGGGAAAAGCGATTATGGAGCCCATGAGAGTTCATAAGCTGTTTAGCTCCGACGCAGAACGCAAAGCAAAAACTATTGAAATTTTAGAAAAGGTAGGACTAGAAGCATCCCATTTTGACCGCTATCCGCACGAGTTTTCTGGAGGACAACGGCAACGGATTGGCATTGCCCGGACCATCGCGGTTGAGCCGAAATTAATTATCTGTGATGAATCGGTATCTGCGCTAGATATTTCGGTTCAAGCACAAGTACTGAATTTGTTAAATGCACTAAAAGAAGATTATGGATTTACCTATATTTTCATCTCCCACGATTTGTCTGTAGTAAAGTTTATGTCCGATCAATTGATGGTGATGAATAAAGGAAAAATAGAGGAGCTTGGCGAAGCAGATGCTATTTATGAATCGCCTCAAAAGGCATATACCAAAGCGTTGATAGCGGCCATTCCGAAAGGGATGTGA
- a CDS encoding 3'-5' exonuclease — MLQKLNLENLLFLDIETVPETAQFSELSEEKQLLWEQKSKYQRKEEYSPEAFYDRAGIWAEFGKIVCISVGYFAFVNSERRFRITSFYGEERSLLLEFKTLIETHFSKPKHLLCAHNGKEFDFPYIARRMIIHNIALPPKLNLFGKKPWEVPHLDTLELWKFGDYKHYTSLKLLTSVLGIPSPKDDIDGSEIFRVYYEDNDVERIVTYCQKDTIAVAQIILRLRGEALLETDEIAYI; from the coding sequence ATGCTCCAAAAACTCAACCTTGAAAATCTACTATTTTTAGACATTGAAACGGTTCCAGAAACCGCTCAATTTTCAGAGCTCTCAGAAGAAAAACAACTGCTTTGGGAACAAAAATCAAAATACCAACGCAAAGAAGAGTACAGTCCCGAAGCGTTTTATGATCGTGCCGGAATTTGGGCAGAGTTTGGAAAGATTGTCTGTATTTCTGTTGGCTATTTTGCCTTTGTAAATTCGGAACGTCGGTTTAGAATCACCTCATTTTATGGCGAAGAACGCAGCCTTCTTTTAGAGTTTAAAACACTTATTGAAACGCATTTTTCAAAACCAAAACATTTGCTCTGTGCGCATAATGGAAAGGAATTTGATTTCCCTTACATCGCGCGAAGAATGATCATCCATAACATAGCATTGCCTCCAAAACTAAATTTATTCGGGAAAAAACCTTGGGAAGTGCCCCACCTTGACACCCTTGAATTGTGGAAGTTTGGAGATTATAAACATTATACTTCCCTGAAATTATTGACCAGTGTGTTGGGAATCCCCTCTCCAAAAGATGACATTGATGGCAGTGAAATATTTCGGGTGTACTATGAGGATAATGATGTTGAGCGGATTGTGACCTATTGTCAAAAAGACACCATAGCCGTGGCACAAATTATTTTAAGACTCCGTGGAGAGGCCTTATTAGAAACGGATGAAATTGCTTATATTTAA
- a CDS encoding serine hydrolase domain-containing protein, whose protein sequence is MKKFITRLFILIAVLIAALYITDTDYLIKAVRTIYAKGYSTAYLEDYKEFDNEVVENGMPQPWPSHEAYNSVKETDALVDYHKSTGTVAYVIIKNDSVWFENYYDGFDKNSKTNSFSMAKSYVSGLLGKAISDGYIKSLDQPVGEFFPEFSEGLAAQMTVGDLSSMASGTNWDEKYYSPLSITTRAYFDDDLEKVILGLKVVNEPGQSYKYASGDTQLLAMVIEKATGKKLYDYLTESFWKPLGSENSTLWQVDSEAHDLVKAYCCIASNAKDFARFGKLYKDHGKWNGKQVLDSAFVAKSLIPRFAESPQYGYGWWLQKRGDKSFFMMRGHLGQYVIVEPTDNVIIVRLGHQKSPDADTQIFSDDISVYIEEAYKMLSDAPKTQP, encoded by the coding sequence ATGAAGAAGTTCATCACACGCTTATTTATTCTCATTGCAGTGCTCATCGCGGCACTTTACATCACAGATACCGATTACCTTATAAAGGCTGTGCGTACGATATATGCCAAGGGCTACAGCACCGCATATCTCGAAGATTATAAAGAATTTGACAATGAAGTTGTTGAAAATGGGATGCCTCAACCATGGCCAAGTCATGAAGCTTATAACAGCGTCAAAGAAACGGATGCCTTAGTCGATTATCATAAATCCACAGGAACTGTTGCCTATGTAATCATAAAAAATGACAGTGTTTGGTTTGAAAACTATTACGATGGATTTGATAAAAATTCTAAAACCAATTCATTTTCAATGGCCAAAAGTTATGTGTCAGGCCTTTTAGGAAAAGCGATTAGCGATGGATACATCAAAAGTTTAGATCAGCCGGTTGGAGAATTCTTTCCTGAGTTTAGTGAAGGCTTAGCCGCTCAAATGACCGTAGGAGATTTATCCTCTATGGCTTCAGGAACCAATTGGGATGAGAAATATTATTCGCCACTGTCCATTACAACACGTGCCTATTTTGATGATGATTTAGAAAAAGTAATTTTAGGACTCAAGGTGGTAAATGAACCTGGGCAGTCGTATAAATATGCAAGTGGAGACACCCAATTATTGGCAATGGTGATAGAAAAAGCGACGGGTAAAAAACTATACGATTATCTTACAGAAAGTTTCTGGAAGCCCTTAGGGAGTGAAAATTCGACACTCTGGCAAGTAGATAGCGAAGCACACGATTTAGTGAAAGCCTACTGCTGCATTGCGAGTAACGCAAAAGACTTTGCACGCTTTGGAAAACTTTATAAAGACCATGGAAAATGGAATGGCAAACAAGTGCTAGATTCTGCGTTTGTAGCCAAATCTTTAATCCCACGATTTGCAGAAAGTCCGCAATATGGGTATGGATGGTGGCTTCAAAAACGGGGTGATAAATCCTTTTTTATGATGCGAGGCCATTTGGGACAATATGTAATTGTGGAGCCAACTGACAATGTGATTATTGTAAGGCTCGGTCATCAAAAATCTCCTGATGCTGACACACAAATTTTCTCTGATGATATTTCAGTTTACATCGAAGAAGCTTATAAAATGTTATCCGATGCTCCAAAAACTCAACCTTGA